From the genome of Asterias amurensis chromosome 17, ASM3211899v1, one region includes:
- the LOC139949572 gene encoding uncharacterized protein, producing MQQSHHGHQRAPPVFVMIPPGREAQNSAGAINATATAVKILGVVQFLTAFPCIALGVGAQRSTCQNGYIMVGIWTGTMFLFAGVLGIGAGSSKDQCTLSCCHMLSIIGILVATAQVAISVMAVLHELTVCADITATCPALCLTFDTLLFSVGVVFFILALTMAVVSILLNSKINTSKEQVAPFPIHMGTFSSDPHHQGPRNRPALTAAPLEPTQGSSRNESREDTRVRGVDYGDEGFKFK from the exons ATGCAGCAATCTCATCACGGCCATCAAAGAGCACCACCGGTGTTCGTCATGATCCCACCGGGGCGAGAGGCGCAAAACTCGGCAGGGGCGATCAATGCGACAGCCACGGCGGTTAAGATCCTCGGAGTGGTGCAGTTTCTGACTGCCTTCCCGTGTATTGCACTCGGTGTTGGAGCTCAGAGATCCACGTGTCAGAATGGATACATCATGGTTGGAATATGGACCGGAACAATG TTTTTATTTGCAGGTGTACTTGGAATTGGTGCCGGTTCAAGCAAAGATCAATGCACG CTGTCGTGTTGTCACATGTTGTCCATCATTGGAATCTTAGTCGCTACTGCGCAGGTCGCCATCAGCGTCATGGCTGTACTGCACGAGTTGACTGTGTGCGCTGATATCACGGCTACCTGCCcg GCCCTTTGTTTAACCTTTGACACTCTACTGTTTTCTGTTGGTGTGGTATTTTTCATCCTGGCCCTCACTATGGCAGTTGTTAGCATCCTACTCAACAGCAAAATAAACACCAGCAAAGAGCAG GTTGCTCCCTTTCCCATTCACATGGGTACTTTCAGCAGTGATCCACATCATCAAGGGCCGAGGAACAGACCTGCCCTGACAGCAGCTCCACTGGAACCCACTCAAG GATCGTCAAGGAATGAATCCAGGGAAGATACCCGTGTACGAGGGGTTGACTACGGAGACGAAGGATTCAAGTTcaagtaa
- the LOC139949571 gene encoding thioredoxin domain-containing protein 5-like, protein MMALHGSNMTGLLISLLLTFAALFCSVIADNDDHGTPKNVYNEVMFQHAVDHSAHFIMFYAPWCGHCKKLAPVWDELADRYNEDDSVPVTIAKVDCTAQTKVCHENDVKGYPTLKFFNPGFEPAKHTGKRDYASLEKFIEEKVNVKKDVPPPPAAKHGLYELTMDTFKDHVAKGNHFVKFYAPWCGHCKKLAPVWDELAEGFSHNEDITIAKMDCTDNRKVCNEFGVGGFPTLKFFKDGAVVDTYKQARDHKSLKDYVSKMMSAPPVEEPKKEAAPVEEKPESKVTILTDGSFQDGISKGYTFVKFFAPWCGHCKRLAPTFDELALKLEDKPGLAAAEVDCTQQKQICSKHQVKGYPTMLLFKNGEYVEKYTGGRTLDNMYSFMLLKLKEEL, encoded by the exons ATGATGGCGCTCCACGGATCCAACATGACGGGTCTACTTATTTCACTTTTGCTCACTTTTGCAGCTCTGTTTTGTAGCGTTATTGCTGATAATGATGACCATGGCACACCTAAGAATGTATACAACGAAGTAATGTTTCAGCATGCTGTCGACCATTCAGCACATTTCATCATGTTCTATGCTCCTTG GTGCGGTCACTGCAAAAAGCTGGCACCAGTGTGGGATGAATTAGCGGACCGTTACAATGAAGACGATTCTGTACCTGTCACAATAGCTAAA GTGGATTGTACAGCACAAACCAAAGTGTGCCATGAGAACGACGTGAAGGGTTACCCTACACTCAAGTTTTTCAACCCTGGGTTTGAGCCGGCCAAACACACCGGCAAACGGGACTACGCAAGTCTGGAGAAATTCATTGAGGAGAAAGTGAACGTGAAGAAG GACGTTCCTCCTCCACCCGCAGCCAAACATGGACTTTATGAACTAACAATGGACACATTCAAGGACCATGTCGCTAAGGGGAATCACTTTGTCAAGTTTTACGCGCCGTGGTGCGGCCACTGCAAGAAGCTTGCCCCAGTTTGGGACGAGCTGGCTGAGGGTTTCTCTCACAATGAAGACATCACAATCGCAAAG ATGGACTGCACTGATAACAGGAAAGTTTGCAATGAGTTTGGAGTGGGTGGATTCCCAACACTTAAATTCTTCAAGGATGGCGCAGTG GTTGATACTTACAAGCAAGCACGCGACCATAAATCTCTTAAGGATTACGTCAGTAAAATGATGAGCGCTCCCCCAGTGGAGGAACCCAAGAAAGAGGCTGCACCCGTTGAAGAAAAACCGGAGTCAAAG gttactatacttACTGATGGCAGCTTCCAGGATGGCATCTCAAAAGGATATACATTTGTGAAATTCTTTGCACCATG GTGTGGTCATTGTAAGAGACTTGCACCGACCTTTGATGAGCTGGCATTGAAATTGGAAGACAAGCCAGGTCTAGCAGCTGCAGAGGTTGATTgtacacaacaaaaacaaatctgctCTAAACATCAG GTGAAAGGCTACCCAACCATGCTTTTATTCAAGAATGGTGAATATGTAGAGAAATACACCGGCGGTCGAACCTTAGATAACATGTATTCTTTCATGCTACTCAAATTAAAAGAAGAGCTCTAA